Proteins from a genomic interval of Fusarium oxysporum Fo47 chromosome I, complete sequence:
- a CDS encoding PhoD-like phosphatase-domain-containing protein → MDNASLVLNVLDAVITAASLTLRYTSVLFVRFDPIGKRYLDRIYGSFAIFLLAFSAELALLNYSKLRLKRRLVSAPVLSVIDNDRPLFTAGGFLINLVCLVAVLDFLFRGHLLHQSAELSFSRIGYVDHSTARIVLRAPISDYVQITVASGYEEQAETEILKSVLLSAHSDYVGTVLIEGLKPNTPYTFSTNASHTGSFRTMSQPGSDLKRWSLVSSSCIKPFYPYNPSDHGLRITGLEHLSKYLSESPVDMILFLGDFIYIDLPIPLGWDADAYSAAYRQVYASPSWSSQLRATPWIHVYDDHEIINDWAGNNTGLYKTAMQPFWNYHGNANPPSQYGADKTYYTFRYQGVAFFVLDTRRYRSDNAMADGPEKTMLGALQLAALQKWLTSESDWKVVVSSVPFTRNWRGPDSADSWSGFLWERDSILDTMKQNGGAVILSGDRHEHATTTFPAKAKGDKPVIEFSTSPLNQFYEPFDRFHKEIEETDVSIYSYPWGSSKFGKVTFDTTQTGRLLVHYDLVVDGVKVWEYDWEAQRH, encoded by the exons ATGGATAATGCATCATTGGTACTGAATGTACTTGACGCTGTAATCACAGCTGCGTCACTTACGTTGCGCTATACTTCTGTTCTGTTTGTCAGGTTT GATCCTATAGGAAAACGATATCTAGATCGTATCTATGGGAGTTTTGCCATATTTCTGCTTGCATTTAGCGCAGAGCTAGCTCTGCTCAATTACAGTAAGCTTCGGCTTAAAAGACGCCTAGTTTCCGCCCCAGTGCTGTCTGTTATTGATAACGACAGGCCCCTCTTCACGGCAGGCggcttcctcatcaacttgGTCTGTCTTGTTGCTGTTCTCGACTTTCTTTTCCGGGGCCATCTGCTACATCAAAGTGCCGAACTGTCCTTCTCTCGGATCGGCTATGTGGATCACTCGACGGCTCGGATTGTATTGAGGGCTCCTATCTCTGATTATGTTCAGATCACAGTCGCTTCAGGCTATGAAGAGCAAGCAGAGACCGAAATACTCAAATCCGTCTTGTTGAGTGCACATTCGGATTATGTTGGGACAGTCTTGATAGAAGGTCTCAAGCCAAACACTCCTTACACATTTTCAACCAATGCAAGCCATACGGGGTCGTTTCGAACCATGTCGCAACCTGGCAGCGACTTGAAGCGTTGGAGTCTTGTTTCTTCCAGCTGCATTAAGCCATTCTACCCATACAACCCCTCGGACCATGGCCTTCGAATTACTGGACTTGAACATTTAAGTAAATACCTTTCTGAGAGCCCAGTGGATATGATACTATTTCTGGGCGACTTCATCTACATCGATCTCCCAATCCCGCTCGGCTGGGATGCTGACGCATACTCGGCGGCATATCGCCAGGTATATGCCTCCCCTTCGTGGTCGTCTCAACTTCGTGCAACCCCTTGGATACATGTCTATGATGATCATGAGATTATAAATGACTGGGCAGGGAATAACACTGGGCTTTACAAGACGGCCATGCAGCCATTCTGGAACTACCATGGAAACGCGAACCCGCCGTCACAGTATGGTGCCGATAAGACGTACTACACCTTTCGATATCAAGGTGTAGcattctttgtcttggaTACCAGGCGATATCGATCAGATAATGCGATGGCTGATGGACCAGAGAAAACAATGCTTGGTGCATTACAGCTTGCTGCGTTACAAAAGTGGCTCACATCAGAGTCTGATTGGAAAGTCGTAGTCAGCAGCGTGCCTTTTACAAGGAATTGGAGGGGCCCAGACTCAGCAGACAGTTGGTCAGGCTTTCTCTGGGAGCGGGATTCAATCCTGGATACCATGAAGCAGAATGGTGGCGCTGTTATTCTCAGCGGT GATCGTCATGAACATGCTACCACAACATTCCCTGCAAAGGCCAAAGGCGACAAACCAGTTATTGAGTTCTCCACGTCGCCGTTGAACCAGTTCTACGAACCGTTCGACAGGTTCCacaaggagattgaggagacTGATGTATCAATTTACTCATATCCTTGGGGATCTTCGAAATTCGGAAAAGTCACGTTTGACACCACACAAACAGGCAGGCTGCTTGTTCATTATGACCTAGTTGTAGACGGTGTCAAAGTATGGGAGTATGACTGGGAGGCTCAACGACATTAA